The Microcaecilia unicolor chromosome 13, aMicUni1.1, whole genome shotgun sequence genome has a window encoding:
- the VAMP3 gene encoding vesicle-associated membrane protein 3 yields the protein MSAPGPGSTPAASGGSRRLQQTQTQVDEVVDIMRVNVDKVLERDQKLSDLDDRADALQAGASQFETNAAKLKRKYWWKNCKMWAILIAVVVVIIIIIIVWSVS from the exons GTCAGCGCCTGGTCCTGGCAGCACCCCTGCTGCCTCTGGTGGCAGTCGGCGCCTACAACAGACACAAACACAAGTagatgag gtggtgGATATTATGAGAGTTAATGTGGACAAGGTTCTAGAAAGAGATCAGAAGCTCTCGGACCTGGACGACCGCGCGGATGCGCTACAAGCCGGTGCTTCCCAATTTGAAACAAATGCCGCAAAGCTGAAGAGAAAGTATTGGTGGAAGAACTGTAAG ATGTGGGCAATATTGATAGCTGTGGTGGTCGTCATAATAATCATCATTATCG tGTGGAGTGTCTCATGA